The following DNA comes from Salvia splendens isolate huo1 chromosome 17, SspV2, whole genome shotgun sequence.
AACTAATGTTTGTATACTTCAACGTTGGTATTTCTggaaataaaattatgatttttataaataaaagtttttattcaaatgaataaataatactattaaataatttgtatttaataaaattattataatgaaaaaaatgttgaagaaatTCACAATATTATTTCAGAAAATATTCTacaaatactctctctgtcctcCCAAAAAAAGACATTCATGagaattaatgtataattggtaaagtaagagagataagaaggaaaaaaactaGTTAAAATATTCTTAAAactagttaaaatagtgttagtggatattGTGACTCagattattattagtgtttaatggtaGATCATAgcggtataagttgtaaataaattaatgtatatgaatatgagtaatgagtttgagagtaatttttataaatagaaatgagatatttttatggaatggacaaaaaaagaaagaatccTTATAATTAATGTACATGAGAAATGAGTTTTAGAGgaattttcataaatataaatgagatatttttatagaattaacggaaaaaaagaaagaatccTTATTTTCATCGGACGGGggtatctttttttttattattatagagaataaaaatgattttctgattaataaaattaacatttttattcaactaaaatatttttttgaacgAATACGTGTCAATATAGTAATGGaatattatttgatttgattattattacatgatttaattttattggtTTGATTAATGTGTTTGGCCGAAGCCATCGCCACCCCAAATCAGTAAtcctccgccgcctccgccgaTGGCTGAAGAAGAAGTAATGGCGGAAGTGGAGGCAGCCCAAGCGGTGTACGGCGACGATTGCCTTGTCATTGAAACCTCCCCTCCCCATCTCCACGTCCACCTCAAGCCCCGTACCGCCGAGGTCTCATCTGAGCAGGTATCTCCAATTTCACGCTTAATAtcgttttccttttctttcacAATTCGCTCTCAATTGACCTTTTTTGCTTGCAAGTAGCGATTCCACGTTCGATCATTGTTTGTGTGGCGGTAGCTTTTCCGTGACTTGTTTTCCTGGAATTAATTCTGCATTTTTACTGAAAATCTGAGTGTGGATATATGAATTTCTGAAGAAGGAATTGTATTTTTGTGTGGAAATTATATCAATTAGACTCTTTGTCTCAGAGAAGATGGTGGAATCAATGCTTAAAGGAATTCACTTTCTGCGATTTGTGCTTGAATGAAGTTAGTGATGTCTTCTTATGATTAAAAAATTCGTGTCTTTTGATCCCTActacttttttccatttttcttgaaCCTACTTACATGCTAAATTTCAGCATCAATGCTTTATCTTCACTTTGTAAGTTTGTACTATTGAGTTGTGTTCATATATTGGTCATGTTTTTATAATCTCGTTGGTATATGTGTTATTATGAGCTATTAATACTGACAGCACTTCTCTGCAGTTTGTGGAAGCAACTATTGGGATGCAGGCTGGTCCTAAGGTGAATTTACAGTCTCATAGATCACCTCGAGTTAGGACActttcaattaaacataaatgtTGAGCTGTGAGTTGAGCTCGGCAACTGGGTTGGTTGGTCCATCATTTATGCCTTGCTGATGATACAGTTAGAAACTGTACTGATTCTTCTTTTCCTAAGCACTCGATAACAATTCTCACTGGGGTTTAgctcatttcttcttcttttatagAAGTGAGGTGTTAATTTGAAATAGATGTGCGTTAATTTCAGTATTTTTATTGTTAGTTATTTCCTTGCAGTACCCTGAAGAGCTTCCTGTGATTAGGATTATTGATTCCAAGGGTCTTGATGAGCAGAGGCAGAAACATCTGATGGAAAGCATCTGTTCCAAAGCTTTTGAACTTGCCTCATGTTTAATGCTTGTGGCACTTTGTGAGGTGAGGATTTGTGTGCTTTGGATCATTAGCTATTATTTTTCTGCCCTCTATGGTCAATGCTGTTTCATCTTATATGACGCATTCTGGCTTGATACTAATATCGTATTTATGAAGTGAGTACTAGTGTCCGTACTCTTTTTTTGTGCCATACAATCACACTGCACTTATTAGTCATTACCTATTTATGCAATCCATCACttcattatatatcatgtttattcccatcaaaattATCCATCCCAAGATGTTAATAGCTACTTAAAAATTTAGGAAGCAGTGGAGAAGCTTTCTAGTATGAATCATCCCGAGGGAGACTGCCCCTTATGTTTATTTCCTTTACTAGATGAAGATGCTGGGAACAATTCGTTACCTTTTATGAAGTTAATGTCTTGCTTCCATTGCTTTCATTGGTAAGTACATCTAATATtttctttcctctccaattaaacataGTCACCTCTGAAATGTTACTGAAGTTTCAATTTATTTTGCCTACTGTTGCAGTGACTGCATCATCAGGTGGTGGAATTGGATCCAGATGCAAAGTGAAAACGAGAGTTCAAGCTCGTCATCATCAACTGTTAGGAGTAAGCCAGACCAACAAGGTTGTATTCTCTACCCAATGAAGCTGCTTTTGTATCAGTCTTCATTTACTTGGCCATCTTCTTTCCATTTCACACACTTACGTGATCATTCTCTTTGATAGGTATTCGCAAAATGATGGAAGGAAGTATGGGCAAATGCCCTGTCTGCCGGAAAATATTTCTTGCCAAGGATATTGAACATGTGCTTGACTTAGTTGGGACCAGTGGCAATTTGGTATGTCAAATAAGGCTTTCTTTCATATTCGTTTCGATCTCAATTATGATTTATGTTGAAAGATATTGTTACTCTCACTTAACAATATCATCTATccatttttgtttgtgtttgatACAAAGAGAACAAATGAAATTCCATGCCTCATCAGTGTGCTATTTGCATATTATTACTAGTTTCTCATGTGAAGAGAAATTAATCATGTGGTTTGCTGATTTAAGGATTGTGCCGAAACTGAGATTGACGGAGGCTTTCTCCAGTCGGAGGCAGAAACaattagaaaacaaaaaattgatgCCATATTAAAAATCCAGCAAGAAAACAATGGCTTGATTGAGCCCAAGAAAAATGAGGTCCTGTTACCTGGTATGTTTCTTCCACAGCCAGTTGGCTTGCCCTCAACAGAATCTGAAGGAGTATCTAGTGCATCACAAAGCAAAGATCGCGCCGCCAAATCTGATGCCAATCCAGAAAGTTCGTCCAACAGACGCCGGTCGAGGAAGCCCAACAATTATCATAGGAAGCAGAGGACtccaaacacaaacaaacaagaAAGACAGTGGATTAGGAAAGACAATGTTTCAGATAATTAAGTTTTGGCCATTTTTGTTGTAAAACCATATTTTCCCATGAGATAACACTATATTTAAACATGCATCAAGAAACTGGTAAGTTTGTTCCTGAGCTAATGTTACTTCATGTACTATGTAGTGATGATATCTCATTATTCATGTCTACTTAGGTTGCCATGATTATTTGTGATTAAATACCATATATAATTTTATCTCTTGTTCAGTTGCATTATTTTAAAAAGCTAGGTCTGTGACAATGTATCTTGGTCTGAGTCCATAATGCCAAATATTTCATTGAGTAATCATCTCATTTTCACTCCCATGACTAATTTAATCTTAGACAAACTCTATTTTGACTTATCCCATGTATATCACTATTATTTTGCCTTTTCATCAATAATGAATCTTGATAGCTTCTAAGTGTAGAAGGTAAATTTGTAAACATGAGTTATATAATGTGCACACTTAATATAACAAGGAGTAGATGGATAAGATAGggtgaattttttaaatgatgattttttttcgatttttaattgttctttttaatcataATTTCTTGTAACCTTTATCGACTTAAAGTAAAAACACTACTCTTAGTTTCTTACCTAATTCTTAACACGTAGAATTGACGTCCAATAAATAACTTCTTTATCTGCATGGAGTGAAGATCTTATTATAAAATTTCCAATATCTAAAAGCGAAACCTATAGCAAAATTTGGAGTGAAGatcttattataaaattttcaatCGAACAGTTGAACTGCAattatatatagtactattaactATCCTCAACCAAATTCTATTAAAATATTGACTAAAAAACCATAATAAATTCTAAATCAGAACTGTTTTGGATAATTTTTAGGCTAGTTTGAACAAAATAATcgtctaaaattttaaaacaccTCTAAATTGATGAGTTTTTGCATGGTGGAGAAAGACTTGTGGGCGGACAGCCGCAACTaataattaaatactcctaattttaAATTCGTCAATTCACTTAAGATGTATTAAAGTTTTGGAGGAATCTAATCAACTAATTAAGCAAGAACGAATAAACTAAGTCACGGGCATGATGCTCCAAAAACAGCCTCGTAACAAGTtcaattttttaagaaaataaaagttGTATCCACTAAATGCTTTGGGTTATGCATTTGTCCAAATACACATACTTAGAGAACAATTAGTATTTACACCTTGAGCTAATAGAGTCCAGGTTCATCCCCCCAATTTTGcctcaaattttaaatttctaacATTATAAAAATCCTCAATACTTCCAAACTAAACACACTTTACACTTCCCCACTACATTTAAATTGTTTTTCTTCTCCACTATGTTGCACATATACTTCTAATGACCTAATAATCTAGCAGTATACCCTCCGAATCCGGTATAACCAATTTGATTTACTGTACAAATTACATGAAAAAAATGCTCAATTATTCACGGGACCATTGCAAATCCAAATAAATGTATTACAACTTAAATAATAATTTCCATAATCACTCCACTAATTACACCACTCACAATATTTCAATAGGAAAAAACACAATCTCCTCTCTCCAAACACTATTAAGTAAACAAGCCCCtacacaaaaccagaaccaaaaaTGGCAGCCATTACATGGGCATCTCTTCACCTCAAAACCCCAACCCCTTCCCTCCATTTCCCTAACCTCCCAAAACCCCATTCCATTCTCACCCGACCTGCCCCGAGACCCCGCATCCGGGCCTCCCTGATCGAGCCCGACGGCGGGACACTGGTGGAGCTCATGGTGAAGGAATCGGAGAAGCTGTCGAAGGTGAAGGCGGCG
Coding sequences within:
- the LOC121773345 gene encoding E3 ubiquitin-protein ligase RNF25-like isoform X1 — protein: MAEEEVMAEVEAAQAVYGDDCLVIETSPPHLHVHLKPRTAEVSSEQFVEATIGMQAGPKYPEELPVIRIIDSKGLDEQRQKHLMESICSKAFELASCLMLVALCEEAVEKLSSMNHPEGDCPLCLFPLLDEDAGNNSLPFMKLMSCFHCFHCDCIIRWWNWIQMQSENESSSSSSSTVRSKPDQQGIRKMMEGSMGKCPVCRKIFLAKDIEHVLDLVGTSGNLDCAETEIDGGFLQSEAETIRKQKIDAILKIQQENNGLIEPKKNEVLLPGMFLPQPVGLPSTESEGVSSASQSKDRAAKSDANPESSSNRRRSRKPNNYHRKQRTPNTNKQERQWIRKDNVSDN
- the LOC121773345 gene encoding E3 ubiquitin-protein ligase RNF25-like isoform X2 yields the protein MIQLETYPEELPVIRIIDSKGLDEQRQKHLMESICSKAFELASCLMLVALCEEAVEKLSSMNHPEGDCPLCLFPLLDEDAGNNSLPFMKLMSCFHCFHCDCIIRWWNWIQMQSENESSSSSSSTVRSKPDQQGIRKMMEGSMGKCPVCRKIFLAKDIEHVLDLVGTSGNLDCAETEIDGGFLQSEAETIRKQKIDAILKIQQENNGLIEPKKNEVLLPGMFLPQPVGLPSTESEGVSSASQSKDRAAKSDANPESSSNRRRSRKPNNYHRKQRTPNTNKQERQWIRKDNVSDN